GAAAAGACTATTTTTTTATTTAAAACGTCTCATCCGATTTAGTTCCAGGCGTTGAGAGCGCTCGAATTCGAATTTACTCCTATTTTATCATTGAAAAGAACCTTCCTGTCGTTAGAGTAACGTCTGTTTGGAAAAAAATATAGATCCAAATTGCACGATCATTAGAGATTTTTTTAAAAGACAGGTTTATTTAAATTATGGGTGAAACCGAATCCATCTGGAACAACGTCCTCCTCAATTACTATTCATTTGGAAGTTTGTTATCCTTTTTAACTTCCATGCTCATCTCAGGGGTTTTTCTTTTTATAGATAAAAAAGTATCTAGTACCAAACACTTGGCCTTTGGAGCGTTCTTACTCGGTATATTCCAATTTGGTTATGTATTTGCGGCAGTACTCTATCATCCTTTTGCCGCTTATCATCGTTGGATCACCGCCGGTTTGATTTTACCAGCGATTCTTCACATCGGTCAGTTTGTTGCCCGTTATCCGAACAACGATAATCCGAAATTCAATATGGTCACGACGATCGTGCTTTGGATTGCTGCCATAGTTTCTGTCGGCTATTTCTGTTTTTCTACTTGGAATGCTTCGGTAAAATATCATTTTACCGCGCATCATTGGGATTTTAATGCGGAGAACGTAAGTAGAACGATTGCGATCATTATCTTTACGTATGTTTTTATCAACTTCATTGCGATCCCAATTTGGAGGATGACGGTTCTGAAAGGTAAGTCGCGTTGGATTATCTTTGGATTTATGATGTCCTTCCTTGTGGGGGGAACTGTTCCCGTAATTGCAAACCTATTGAGTAGAGACGGTTATATTGAAAGGTCGATCTATCTTACTTCGATCGTTCTTCTCTTTATGGTGGCGTTCTTTATCATTCTTATTTTGTATTTGAATTTCTCTGTGGAAAAGACTTCTTTCATGTTGAAAATTGTCGGGATCACTTTCGTTACTGTTTTGATCATCATGCAGGCTCTCGTCTATATTTCCAACCAAGATAAGGAATCGGAATACGACTCGCTGAGCCAGATTCACATGGAACGTGCGTTGGAAGGCGGTGCCATCGAAGACGGTATCTCTTATATGATCAAATGGGATCATAATAAGAATTCCTTTGATAAGACAAAATACGATCCGAACATTCATCCGGATGAAGAGCAGCTCGTCATCGATTTTAAAAATACGCTTTTATACGAAAGAATTTTTAATCTCAAGGAAGAAGGTTTTCGCGATTCCGTGATTCAACTCGCGGAAGGTTCTCATGAAAATTTCGGAGGATATCGCTATTCGATCGTAAATTTTTTGAAAGGACACCCCGATTTAGAAGGTGCCGCGCTCAAAGCCGCCTTGAACAAAGAATTGTCCAGACTTGGTCTTTATGTGTTCGTGGCTTCGAATAAATTGGATAATATATTTCCGGAAGATTTTTGCGCTAAGGGAAGAAGTTATTTAGACGGAGCCAAAGAAGTAAAGATGTTTCGGATTTCTTTGGAGTATCGTTGGAATTTTTGTAAGTGGGACGGTAAAACGGTAACCCCCGCCAAACTCAAAGAGGAAGTTCTCAATTACTTTCGTCCTTTCGTTCCTTCTCTTACGAGATACTATCGTAAAAAGGACGTGACCGATCATAGCAATCATTACATCGGTTTTATCAAGTATGATCCTATAGCCGATACGGTCAGCGAGGTCGGGTTTTCTTATAGGGCTTATAGACAGTTCATGCATCCGACTGCGTTGAAACAAATCATCGTATTAGGCGTTGTGATTGTTGTCATCATTCTTCTGTTTCCGCTCTTTTTTAGAGGAAGCCTCGTTTCTCCTCTGAACGATTTGTTGAGTGGAGTTGAAAAGGTGAACGACGGAAGCCTGGAAGTTCAAGTCCCGATTCGAGTAAAGGATGAGATCGGATTCTTAGCCGACTCGTTTAACAGCATGGTTACCTCGATTCGAGACGCTAGAAAAGAACTTCAAGATTACGCCGAACATCTTGCACTCAAAGTTCGAGAAAGAACGGAAGAGCTTTCCGAAAAGATCGACGAATTTCAAAGACTCAAAATTCAACAAGACGGAGATTACTTCCTAACTTCGCTTCTTGCAAAACCTTTAAACTACAACGCCAGTAAATCTCCGAAAGTTTCCACGCACTTTCTTCTAAGACAAAAGAAACAATTCGAATTTAAGGGAAAACGCGCCGATCTCGGCGGGGATATCTGTGTAACCGGAAATTTACGTTTGGGATCTCCATCCAACTTCAAACGTTATATCTTTGCGATGAACGGGGATGCGATGGGAAAATCCATGCAGGGAGCCGGAGGTTCTCTTGTTATGGGGGTCGTAATCAATTCGATTCTCGCGCGTTCCGCAGCAAACAATAGAGTCTTAGAGATTTCACCGGAACAATGGCTTACCGAGACATACGAGGAAGTAAACGCCGTCTTCAAATCGTTTAACGGAAGTATGGTGATTTCCGCGACTGTGTTTTTAATCGAAGAAGAATCAGGTAAGGCTTATTATTTTAACGCGGAACATCCTTTTACGGTATTGTATCGTGATGCAAGAGCAACCTTCTTAGATACTACATTGAATCTCCGCAAGATTGGATTGGAATCGGAATATCCGTTTAAAGTATTTACAACAACTTTGAGAGAAGGAGACGTTTTGATTCTCGGATCGGATGGAAAGGACGATCTGGATCTGACTCCGGATAAAGATACACGATCGATCAATGAAGATGAAACTCTCTTTCTAAAGACCGTTGAAGCCGGCAAAGGAGACATCGATCAAATCGAACATTTGATTTATAAGAACGGTGAAATTACCGACGATCTTTCTTTATTAAGAATCGAATACGGAATTCGAACCGAAGAAGAATCTCATAGTTTTTCTGAAGATTCCGATAAGATGGGAATGACCTCCGCAATTGATGATGTGCCGGATTGGAGCATATCGTATTCGCACGCACGACAATTGTACAAAGACGGAAATACGAAAGAGGCTATTGATGAGCTTATGGATCTCTATTCTAAAACTCCCGAGGATTCTAAGGTGATCAAACTCTTAGCTCTTTTGAGTTTTAAAGATAAAGATTATGTAAAAGCGGTAGAAATTTTAGGAAAGTATTTGGAACTCGATCCTGAGTTGAGCGAGTATTGGTATTATCTTTCCGTAGCGAATAAAAAATTGGGAAGATTTTCGGAAGCGATCACCGCCTCGGAAAAAGTCGCCTCTAAACAACCGGACAATGCGAATAACTTAGTAAATCTTTCCGACTTGTATAGATTGCAGCAAAAATACAGCGAAGCAAAAGAATTTGCCGATAAAGCCTTAGTTATAGACCCACAAAATGAGAATGCTAAGAAAATTTTAAGGAAGATTGAAAATAAAGTCTGAGAGAAGGAAAGAGAAATCTCTCCGTTTTGATCGGAGAGATTGTAATGCAAAAAGGATCGAAACAGTTTCTAAAATTTAGAAACTGTTTTTCTATAGTTCTACTTAACTCTTGTCCAAGTAGACTCTTTACCGATCATCATAAAGCCGACTTTATATCCGCCCTTGAGATCTAAAGTATCAGCATTTCTTAAAGTAAGTCTTCCATCATAAGTTTTGCCGCCTTTCGGATCGTAAACTCTTCCACCTGACCATACTTGTTCGCCTTCATAAGAAAATCCTGTAAGGAATACAAGACCGAGTGTTGGGCGAGTACGAAGACTTTCGTCTTTATTATTGTTGTCCACTTTTGGAGTACCGGGAGTACCTTCAGTGCTTCCTGCCGGATAAAGAGGCTCTTTCAGCCAAACGATTTTTCCGCAAATCTTAGCGCCGCATTTGTGTACATCAACTTGAGCGTCTTTTTCCTTATTCCACCATTTTCCAAGGATTGCATCTTCTTCACCTGCAAATACAGGCGCAGAAAGAAATGCAAAGGCTAGAAAAATTGCGATAGATCTAAATCTGGTCATTCCATTCTCCAAAAAAGTGTTTTGAGGTCAAAATTCTGGAGTGATAACGGATAAAGTCAACAAAAAAGAAGAGAATCTATTTCTCGAAATCTTTATATAACATAGAAGGTTGAATTCCTTGATTGGCCTGATATTTACCGGACGAATACTCCGTTATTTGTCCTTCTACAGTGTGATAGAAAATTTGACAAACTTCCACAGCCGGATAAACGATCAATGGTTGGATCACTGAAATTTCAAGTGTCCAAAATCCTTTGAAACCAACGTCCCCGAATCCCGCTGTAACGTGAACTAACATACCCAGACGACCGATGGAAGAACGTCCCTCGAGCATAGGAACTAAGTTATGCGTCTCGGTAAATTCTAAGGTTCTTCCTAAATATAAAACGCCCGGTTTTAATAGAAGACCTGTTTCAGGAATGATGATCTTTTCCGCGGGATTTGGTTTTTTCATATCCAAAGGGAGTTCTGTATAAACCAAAAGTTCTTCGTGAAGTCTTAGATTGTAAGAATTTGGATTGAGTAGCTTTTCAGAATAAGGATTGATTACGATGTCTTTGCCGATTCGTTTTTGAATTTCTTGTCCTGTGAGAATCATTTATTTTCCTTTGAAAATCGGTTTTCGTTTTTCTTGAAACGCTTTGAGCGCTTCCACCCGATCTTCCGTCTTTAAGGTCTCGTTATAGTATTTACTTTCTGTTTTGAGAGCCGTTTGTATGTCTTGACCATAACCTTCCGTAATTGCTTTCTTTGCAAGCTGAAGAGCGATAGGAGCAGAGTGCGATGCGATTTCCTCAGCTAACATTTTTGCGGCGGGAAGAGAAGAATCATGCCAGATAGAATTTGCGATTCCGTAATTCAAAGCGGTCTCTGCGTCTATGGTCTTTCCCGTAAAAATCATCTCTTTCGCTTTTGAAATTCCAATTCTTCGAGGAAGTCTTTGTGTTCCTCCTCCGCCGGGAATGATTCCTAAACGAGTCTCAGTCAATCCGATACGAATGTCGTTTTTAAGAAGAATGAAGTCGCAGCAAAGAGCGAGTTCGAGTCCGCCACCGAATGCATCCCCGTCGAGCGCTGCGACGGTCGGGTAGGGAAAATTTTCGAGTTCTAAAAAGCAATTTCTTAACCCTTCTAAAAATTGGGTCACTTCCTTCGGCGACATACCGACTCTTTCTTTTAGGTCCGCTCCGGCGCAAAAAGAAGGTCCGATGCCCCCTAATACCAAAGATCGAATCGATGGATTCTCCTTTGCCCTTAAAATCGAACTGTGAAGGGCCGACAAAAGCTCTTTACTGATCGCATTTCGTTTTTCCGGTCGATTGAGAAGTATGACCGCGATTTCGTTTTCTATGGAATCGATGATTGTGGAGGATTCGCTCATTTTAATGCACCATTTTTTAGGCAGAATAATTCTTGCCGAAACCTTTTTGTTCCGATAAACTAGGTGCCCGTCGTAAAATTTTCAAGCCAAGTAAGATTATGCTACATAAATCGACAAAAATTTTTCTGATTCTTTTCATTCTTCCGTTCCTTCTGTGTAAGGATAGCAAATCGAATAGCGATTTATTTGCAGGCCTTGGAATTGGAAGTCCCGTAGTTACCGGCATTGATCCTCCGGCTGGTTCTCCACCGCAAGCGACCGATGTAGCTTATACCGGAACTCAGATTACCATTACGGGAAGAAATTTTACGCCCAATTCAACGGATACGATCGTAAAATTCAACGATCTGGTCGGGACGATTTTTTCCATCACAACGACGGAAATCATTACTACGGTTCCAGCTGGTGCGAAGGCAGGTTTTCTAACCGTTTCCAAGGCCGACGGATTTTGTGATACGGTTTACGGGACGGATGGGTATAACTGTTCCGCTCGGAGATTTTACGTAGATTGTTATAAGGCATACGACAATATTTACGGCGATGAGACAGCGGTAAACTATCCCGATTCTTCTACCATAAAGTTTACTGCGGATTACGGAACTAAAGCTTTTCGTTCCAATCTGAGGGAAACAGGAAGTACTATTTTAGTTCTCGAATGTGATAACTTGGTCGCAGTGAAGTATTTCACAACTAGCTGCGTTGCGACTGACAATGGAACTTTGGCCGCTCCGGTTTACAATCCAACGATCAATTTTACGGATAATTACGCAGTTCAATACTTTATTACCTCCGCAAAAGGAAGTTGTAAAATCAGCTTTCAATAAAAAATGTTTGGCTTTTTCCGGAGATCTGTTAGAGTTCAAACAGGAGTTGTATCATGAAGGTAGTTTCCTCAGTTCAGCTTGGGCTTCCAGAAAAAGGAGCCAAAGATACAAGAAAAATCCCAAAAGAAGATGGGATGGTTCGCGTCGAGCCGTATGAAAATAAACAGGCTAACGTTTCAGATAAAAGGGCTTTTGCAGTTGAAGCAGGTCAAAACGGGGATTTCTACAAGGTAAAGGGTACTTTCATCGATAAGGTAGGCTGAACCAGGAGGAAATGGTTCTGACCCTTAGAGAATAAAAAAGCCTCTCAAAGAGAGGCTTTTTTGTGTACCGACGCTATTTTGGAAGAATTAGTCTTTATAACTGATTTCTAAAACGTTTCCGGATGGATCCAAGAAGTGGAGAAATTCTCCCGCACTGTTTGTTTCCGGACCGCGAACGATCGAAATTTTGTTCTCTTCTAATTCCGCAATGGCTTCCGTGAAATCATCCACGTCCAAAACGAAACTGAGAACCGGAA
This is a stretch of genomic DNA from Leptospira tipperaryensis. It encodes these proteins:
- a CDS encoding SpoIIE family protein phosphatase; the encoded protein is MGETESIWNNVLLNYYSFGSLLSFLTSMLISGVFLFIDKKVSSTKHLAFGAFLLGIFQFGYVFAAVLYHPFAAYHRWITAGLILPAILHIGQFVARYPNNDNPKFNMVTTIVLWIAAIVSVGYFCFSTWNASVKYHFTAHHWDFNAENVSRTIAIIIFTYVFINFIAIPIWRMTVLKGKSRWIIFGFMMSFLVGGTVPVIANLLSRDGYIERSIYLTSIVLLFMVAFFIILILYLNFSVEKTSFMLKIVGITFVTVLIIMQALVYISNQDKESEYDSLSQIHMERALEGGAIEDGISYMIKWDHNKNSFDKTKYDPNIHPDEEQLVIDFKNTLLYERIFNLKEEGFRDSVIQLAEGSHENFGGYRYSIVNFLKGHPDLEGAALKAALNKELSRLGLYVFVASNKLDNIFPEDFCAKGRSYLDGAKEVKMFRISLEYRWNFCKWDGKTVTPAKLKEEVLNYFRPFVPSLTRYYRKKDVTDHSNHYIGFIKYDPIADTVSEVGFSYRAYRQFMHPTALKQIIVLGVVIVVIILLFPLFFRGSLVSPLNDLLSGVEKVNDGSLEVQVPIRVKDEIGFLADSFNSMVTSIRDARKELQDYAEHLALKVRERTEELSEKIDEFQRLKIQQDGDYFLTSLLAKPLNYNASKSPKVSTHFLLRQKKQFEFKGKRADLGGDICVTGNLRLGSPSNFKRYIFAMNGDAMGKSMQGAGGSLVMGVVINSILARSAANNRVLEISPEQWLTETYEEVNAVFKSFNGSMVISATVFLIEEESGKAYYFNAEHPFTVLYRDARATFLDTTLNLRKIGLESEYPFKVFTTTLREGDVLILGSDGKDDLDLTPDKDTRSINEDETLFLKTVEAGKGDIDQIEHLIYKNGEITDDLSLLRIEYGIRTEEESHSFSEDSDKMGMTSAIDDVPDWSISYSHARQLYKDGNTKEAIDELMDLYSKTPEDSKVIKLLALLSFKDKDYVKAVEILGKYLELDPELSEYWYYLSVANKKLGRFSEAITASEKVASKQPDNANNLVNLSDLYRLQQKYSEAKEFADKALVIDPQNENAKKILRKIENKV
- a CDS encoding DUF2147 domain-containing protein; this encodes MTRFRSIAIFLAFAFLSAPVFAGEEDAILGKWWNKEKDAQVDVHKCGAKICGKIVWLKEPLYPAGSTEGTPGTPKVDNNNKDESLRTRPTLGLVFLTGFSYEGEQVWSGGRVYDPKGGKTYDGRLTLRNADTLDLKGGYKVGFMMIGKESTWTRVK
- the dcd gene encoding dCTP deaminase, producing the protein MILTGQEIQKRIGKDIVINPYSEKLLNPNSYNLRLHEELLVYTELPLDMKKPNPAEKIIIPETGLLLKPGVLYLGRTLEFTETHNLVPMLEGRSSIGRLGMLVHVTAGFGDVGFKGFWTLEISVIQPLIVYPAVEVCQIFYHTVEGQITEYSSGKYQANQGIQPSMLYKDFEK
- a CDS encoding enoyl-CoA hydratase-related protein, which produces MSESSTIIDSIENEIAVILLNRPEKRNAISKELLSALHSSILRAKENPSIRSLVLGGIGPSFCAGADLKERVGMSPKEVTQFLEGLRNCFLELENFPYPTVAALDGDAFGGGLELALCCDFILLKNDIRIGLTETRLGIIPGGGGTQRLPRRIGISKAKEMIFTGKTIDAETALNYGIANSIWHDSSLPAAKMLAEEIASHSAPIALQLAKKAITEGYGQDIQTALKTESKYYNETLKTEDRVEALKAFQEKRKPIFKGK
- a CDS encoding LIC10067 family putative lipoprotein yields the protein MLHKSTKIFLILFILPFLLCKDSKSNSDLFAGLGIGSPVVTGIDPPAGSPPQATDVAYTGTQITITGRNFTPNSTDTIVKFNDLVGTIFSITTTEIITTVPAGAKAGFLTVSKADGFCDTVYGTDGYNCSARRFYVDCYKAYDNIYGDETAVNYPDSSTIKFTADYGTKAFRSNLRETGSTILVLECDNLVAVKYFTTSCVATDNGTLAAPVYNPTINFTDNYAVQYFITSAKGSCKISFQ